A segment of the Desulfocurvibacter africanus subsp. africanus DSM 2603 genome:
GATACTGGTAGACCAGCCAGTCAACCTGCTTGCCAGCCTGCACGTACTCGGTGACGAACCTGTCGATCTCCTTCTCGCCGGGAGTCTCGCCGCCCGTAACGTCCATGTGACATTCGGCACATTGTTCCGTGGTGGGCAAGCCGGCGAAGGAGCCGTTCTCACGATAGGAGTGGCAATCCTCGCAAGCCATGCCTGCATTCTCCACGTGAGCCTTGTGGTTGAAGGCTATGGGCTGCTGCTTCTCACTGTAAAGAAGGGCCGGGAACAGAAGCCAACCCACGGCCAAGGCGCCCACTAAGCCGATGAGGAAGAATAAGATGAATCCTCCGCTCTCTTTGGATGCGTTCTGCTGCACCATAACCTCGCCCCGTGAAAAGTTCGTGATTAAATAGACCGTTGCTCTGGAAAAACTCGCCTTTTTTAGACATGTTGCATTTGTCGTGTCAAGCCTTAAGGAATAATTTCACGAGCAGAAACAATCCTAGACTGCAACACAAAAATCCAACCTAAACAGACACTTGGCAAGTATCCAAACGGCACACCCAGGCCTTCAGGCCGGCTGCCAACCGCTGGCCTTGGCGCATACGGATACAGCTCTACCATGAACTGGCTGAACGTCTTTGGACGTAACTCCATAGCGAATTCAACAGAGTTTCACAACAGGTCGGGCAATCAAGGCCGCTGTGCAGCATGGCAGTTGCTTTGCACTACGGTTGCCAAAGATATCTTCGGTGCATCTTGGCCGCTCACCCAAGGATTGTTACGGCGGCTGGCGACTGGAGAAGAACTCGGCAGGCTCTCGTGGATCAGCCCTGCTCGCTCCCGGAAGCCGCTTTAGTAGCCTGTACCGTTTCGGCTGGCTGGGAAGCGCCGGCACTCGCCCCCTTGGCCTTGCGCTGCCTGCCGCCGCCCGCCTGCAGTTTGCCCAGGGCATCCAACGCCTTCTCCGGCTCGTCCTTCTTGGCCAGGAAATGCATTTCTCCCTTAGGGTTGATCCAATGCCAGCCAGCCGGCTTGGTCAGCAGCCGCGCACCCTTGGCCTCCAAAAGGGCCAGGGCCTGGGAGCGATCGACCTCACTGCCAAGGTCCTCCAGCAACTTGCCGTAATCGGCCAGGGCCGAACTGTTACGGAAGATTTCAAAGGCACTGTGCACCACATCGAACAGATCAGGACCCGGCCGCTTGCGCTTGCCCGTCAGGAACTGCTCCAAGTCCGCCAGGGCCTTGCGCAACTCGCGCACCTCGTGCAGGGCCACCTGCCGGGACTGCTCCATGCGCTCCTGCAGGACCTTGGCCGCGGGAGTGGAAGGAATATCGCTCATGCTCTCTCCTTTTGTTCTCATCAGCTTTACTATTGTTCGGCTATTGCTGACAAGGGAGGAGCGGGCCGGTGGGGCGGGAAACGCGGCATGGCCGGGAATGCGCCAAGGGCGCTTGCTTGCCCTCCTCCCCATACGCAAGCGGGCCGCAAGCAAAACCTGTGCGCTGCTGCCCAACCGGCGCGGCATGCAGCGTGGGCGGGATAGATGGCATCCATTTCTTAGGGAGTGGTATACCTGTGCAGATATAAAATGCGGGCATAATGTGCACTAAATCATGGGTCACCACCGAGCTTGTTATACTTGCAACCGTATATCAGCTTTTTTAGGCAACTGAATATCCTCTAGAAGTTTGCCAGTGCTCTGCTCCATTCTGGAACTTATTAGATTTAACGATAGCGTCTTCGGTAATTGCGTTGTTTAAACTTTTTTGCAATAGGAAGACCAAGTTCTTCATTCTTTCTTTCACGTCTATTGTTGTTATCCATAATTCGCGCTTGTTGCAATGAGAATACATTAAACGCATTTAATAAAAACCTATTTTTAGCAAATTCATTAAAAGTCAATTCTGGATGACGTTTAAATTCTTGTTCTTCAGACTCCTTTAAATAAACAACGAAGTCATTTGCCCTAGCGATTCTATTCTTTAACGAGGTATCTCCAACGTCAGCATAGATAGACTTAACTAATTCAAAATCATGTATAGGCGTATCAATTGAGACAAGATCTAAGTATGCGAACTGATGACAAAGATCTGTAAGGTAGAAGATGCCGCAATGAGTAATTTTTGCATAAGAAGCTTTCTCAATACTCGATTTTGAAAGGTTATCAAACTCGATAAGGTTATAACTAGCCATCCTAATAAGACAATCAGAAATGACTCGGCGCGTAATGAGAGCTGATTCGGCTACCGAAAACAATTCGTTGATTGATATATAGCCCCTGCCAATCTTGTTTTGTGAGTATCTTTTTTCATAAAGATAACTTAGCAGTCTTAAAATATTACTATGGGAATCTGATATAGAGGGGTCAAAATCATAAACGTTTAAAATATTACTTCTATCTTGATCATAATACCTGCGATCTCCCAAGAGAACCGATTTTATCATCTGATGAAAGGCAATCTGATACGCTCCTTGTATTCTTTTCTTATGAAGAACTTCGGTTATATTAGTATGTCCAGAAATGATAAAGTTTGTAAACATACGCAAAGCTTCACGCATGTTGCCAACAGAAATGTTATTTATAAAATTTATAAGCTTTTCTGATTGTTTATTCTTACTAGTGAACGATTCCTTAAGAATACTAAAATAATCTATTACATCATCTAGCTTATCTTTAGGCATCGTATGGATAATATAATTATAGTCCCCGCTACGCAAAAAATCTATAGCAAAGTTCAATCTCTTAAGTATAAGGTTTATAAAGTTTGGAGAAGAAATATGAAACTTGGGAACGTTGAATGCATCAAACACTCCCTCTCTGGTTGAAGTGAGAAATGTATTCTCGCGCATAGAGACTAATACTATCGCCTTAAAGAAGCTTGATAAATGCGATGAGTATAGAAAAATGTGTTCTTGAAGTTCTGTTGAATGTTGATCTATGTTGTCAAATACAACTGAAATCGTATAGCCATGCTTTTTAAGCATGTTAAATACATTTCCAAAATAATCTTTTAAAGCATGCTTATCATCTGGTATTTTTGGGAGTATGAATAACTCATTTAGTTTTTTGCTATAGTCTTGTTCCCATTTCTTGTATATGTTATCAAATATAAAAGCTTCAACTTCTGCTCCACTTGGTACATTAGTCCTAAAATCCATATAAAACCATAAAAACTTTTCATACCCGGAAAGGATAAATCGATAATAACGATGTATAAAAGTAGATTTTCCAGCCCCAACACCACCCAATAAGACAACTATGCCACCTTGCGATGCTGGGCTTTTGCTATATGCTACAGAGTTGAAGAAGCCTTCTCTGCCCTCTGGACAGTCAGCGTCCATAATAGCATATTGCTCAGCAAAGTGCGGCAGCTTGTCTCTGAAATAGCTATCGATATTTTTTTGAGTATGTCGCGTGCGCTCTTCTATATAACATTCTTTTAAAATTTCTGCACGTGCCTCATCAATCATCTCATTAAATGCAAAATCAGCAATAGGCTGAATATAAGTATAAAGCTGATTCCTTAACCAAGCTTCATCTGGGTTATGTAACAGATCTATCACCTTTTGAAACTTAAGATCAGATTTACCTTTTTCTAAATATTCACCAAGAAGACCATTTATTATTGAATCTTTTGAGAGCAGATTCCAAAATAAATTAAAATTATCTATAATATCTCTCAATGAGTTAAATACTATACAATCTCCATCTATCCAAGGCCTTCCAACAGAAATTGCAGAAAATATTACATACTGCTTGCCATTAGTAACACAACCGAATTTGCATCCAATATCGTCACAATAAGATCTAGCTTGGCGAATAGCTTTAATTAAATTTTTTACTGATGATATACTTGCTGATATTTTATATCTTCTAGAATTGAACGAGATCGGAACTTCAAAATAATCACCAGTTTTTTTAGCTTCAATTATAATCCTGGAAACACCATCAGCATGAATCCTATAATCAATAAACCCACTTTCATTGTGTTCTTCTCTTGAAATGTCATCCTCTTTCCAGCCCAAGCATTCTTTGAGAACCGAATCAATTAGCTTAATGCGTGTATCAGCTTCGTTAAAATCAACATCTTTATAATGATCGAAAATCCGCTGTATTCTGCTATACGCTTCGTCGGGATGAGTTAGCATGGAATCTCCAGTTCAAAAATGTACTTCGATTACAATATGTTATCCATATGATTAAGACCATTTTTGGCTTTTTTTGACTTCTCGTCAAGGGTGCCCCCTGAAGAACTGCGAACAATTTGAAGGGACATCTGATATAACCGAGCAGCAGGCTGGTCACATCTGTGTAAGCACTACAGAGCAGAACACCGCACGGCAGCTTCAAGGTCATAGGCTGGATTGAATCTTTGAGGCCAAAGCCAATGCCGCGAATACTCAACGGCCTTAACTCACATTCTGTCTCGCTTACTTCTGAGGAGGAGCAAGTCTTAGCGCCAACCCGGCAGTTGGTGCCGCGTTGCGCAGCCGCCATGCACGGCGGCCCGATCCTCTTCGGGCCGCCCCTCCACACATCCATATGCATCAGGATACCAGCAGTCTGCTTTGGAGCAGGCCAGTTGGCCCTCACCCTTGCAGCGCTGCGCCGGCATCTACTGGATGTAGTACCCGCCCACCCGCCAGCGGCCATCCTCGTCGCGCATCGGGGTGACGGTCTCGATGGCCGACTTCTTGTGCTCGAAGGAAGCCTCGTACTGGATGACCACGTACTCCCCGTCCGGAGCGCCCGGCAATGACGTCGCGTGCACCGTGCGCCTGACCTTCCTCCCCAGCACGCCTCCCAGGGGAGCCCTGACGGACTGCAGGGCCTGCTCCCACTCGTCCAGCATGACCGCCCTGCGGAAATAGCCGGACGCCTCGTTCCAGCTTTGCCCGTACCGCTCCGCGTCAACCATGCCGAGCCACTCCTCCGCCGCCGCGAGGGCAGCAGCTTCCTTGTCGGAACCTTGAGCCGTGGCAAGCCCCATCCATGCAAAAAGGCTCAGTATGAACAGGCCGATGGTGCGGCGAGTCATGGTTGTCTCCTTCTCAGATTGTCAGAAGCTGCCATGAATGTGTCTTCCTCTGCACAAAAAACACGGCATCGGGGCCTGCAGCGCGGGCATAATGCAAGCCGGGTTCTCCGGCAGAGGCCTATCTCGAAATGCCTCAGCATGAACATATGCACACATTTCGAGCATTCCACAATGAGTGGCTGGTACATTTCTTCCATGAAGATGATCGGGAAAGGAGAACAAGGCGGGAACGTAACATCGCCAGAAGCAGCAAAGTGCCCGCGCATGGCCTGCCGGAAAGCCTGTTCCGGCCATGGACAGCCTGCCCTGGCCCTACCTCTAGCACGTACCCATGTGAGGCGGGGGCTTTGCACGACATGCGGCTGGTGCGCTAAAGGCAGGCAACGAAAAAGGGCCGCCTGTGCGGCAGCCCTTCGTGCGTCTTCTTGCGCGGCAAAGGCCCGGGGGCATCTCCCCCAGCAAGCCGGGGGCGTTCTTCCCTACACGCCCGCCCTCAGACCTCGGCCTCCTGCGTGGCGTCCGTGGTCTCGTCACCGCCCTCCTCGCCTTGCCAGTATTCCGGCGGAGGGCCCAGGTGCTTCTGAGCCTGGGAATAGCCCAAGCTGAAGGCTTTGAGGTTCAACTCGCGTATCTTCTCGGGCAGGGTCTCTTCCAGGCTCTTGCGCAATGCGGTTCGGGAAAGGAAAGGTAGCACCCAGGCAATGGCCCCCAGCACTACGCTGTTCATGGCCTGGGGCACCTTGATCTTGTCTTCCGTAAGCTTGGTGAAGGGCAGGCCAAGGAAGATGTTCGTGGGAGTCTGCTTGACCAGGCCCGTGTCGATGAGCAGCACACCGCGCGGCTTGAGGTTGCGGTAGTAGTTGTTGCAGGCCTCCTGGGACAATGCCACGAGGAGATCCACGTTCTCGGTCTTGGGGTAGCTTATGGGCTGCGAGCTGACCACAAGGTCCGAGCGACTGGAGCCGCCGCGCGCCTCGGGGCCGTAGCTCTGAGTTTGAGTGACGTTGTAGCCCTGACCGATGGACAAGCCGTGCCCCAGGAGCTTGCCCAGGGTCAGAATGCCCTGCCCGCCCGTACCCGAGAGGCGGATCTCGAAGCGGTCGAGGATCATGCGCTCCTTCATTGCTTCCGCTCCTTGGCGCACTGCGCGGTGCGAACCTGGGCATACAGCTCCTCAAGGCCAGGCGCGTCGTTCTGCACGAAGGTCCCGATGGGAATACGCTCTTCCCGTTCCTCGGGCTTGAGTTTCTCGTATTTCTCCACCGGAATAGCATTTGATCTTAGCCACTTGTACATATCCACCGCCGACTTGAACTTGTTCTTGCGGCCGTACTGCGTGTGGCAGGGCGTAAGGATTTCCACCAGGTTGAATCCCGGGCGCATGATGGCCTCGCGGATGAGCCGGTCCAGGGTGTTCACGTGGAAGACCGTGCCGCGGGACACGCCATTGGCTCCGGCCGCGCTGGTCAGCTTGACGATGTCGAAGGATTTTTCCAACTGGCCGTAGGGGCTGGTTTGGGAAACCGCGCCCAAGGGCGTGGTCGAGGAGCATTGGCCGCCGGTCATGCCGTAGATGAAATTGTTGAGCACCAGGACGGTCACGCCGATATTCTTGCGCGCGGCATGGATAAGGTGGTTGCCGCCGATGGAGAAGGCGTCGCCGTCCCCCATGACCGTGATGACCTTGAGTTGCGGATTGGCCATCTTGATGCCGGTGGCGAAGGTCAGGGCTCGCCCGTGGGTCGTGTGCACGGTGTTGAAGTCCACGTAGGCGGCGATGCGGCCGGAACAGCCGATGCCGGCCACCAGCGCCACGTCGTCCTTGGACAGCCCCAGGGCGTGCACGCTGCGGATGAGCGAGCCGAGCACTATGCCGTGGCCGCATCCCGCGCAGAATACATGCGGGAACTTCTTGTTGTGCCTGAGATAATCGTGGATGAGCTGGGTTACGTCGCTCATGGGCTACACCTGCTGGATGGCCTTGAGGATTTGCGAGGGGGTGATAATCTGGCCGTCGATGCGGTTCAATGTGCGCACCCTGGTCAAGCCGTTGTTAACGCGCTTCACCTCGCGGGATATCTGGCCCATGTTCATCTCCGGGACGATGATGGCCCTGGCCTTGCGCGCCAGAGTGACCACCGGGGCCTTGGGGAACGGGAACAGGGTCTTGAGCTTGAGCAGGCCGGCCTTGACGCCTGCGGCCCTGGCCTGGCTCACGGCCAGTTGGGCCGAGCGGGCCACGCTGCCGTAGGCTATGACTACGATTTCAGCGTCATCCGTGTCATATTCTTGGGTAAGTTGTATATCGTAGAAGAACTGGTCGATCTTGCGGTGCAGCCGCTCGATGATCGCCTTGACCTCGTCGGGGCGCTGAGTGGGAAAGCCCATATCGTCGTGGGTCAGGCCCGTGACGTGGAAGCGGTAGCCCGAGCCGATGGGCGGCATGGGCGGCACGCCGCGCACGGTCTCCTCGAAGGGCTTGTACCACTCGGGCGGCATGGACGGAACCAGGCGGTTGAAGATCTCGTAGTCCTTCTCATGCGGCAGGGTGATCTTTTCGCGCGTGTGCGCCGTGATCTCATCCAGGAGAAGGATGACCGGCGTGCGGTACTTTTCGGCGAAATTGAATGCCGTGATGGTCATTTCCAGGCACTCGGGCACGTCGGCTGCCGAGAGCACGATGATCGGATGATCGCCGTGGGTGCCCCAGCGCGCCTGCTGCACGTCGCCTTGAGCGGGTGAAGTGGGCAGGCCGGTGCTCGGGCCGCCGCGCATGACGTTGACGATGACCAACGGAACTTCGGCCATGCAGGCGTAACCCAGATTTTCCTGCATGAGCGAAAAGCCTGGGCCCGAGGTGGCGGTCATGGCCTTACGGCCGGCAAGCGAGCCGCCGATGACCGCACCCATGGAAGCGATCTCGTCTTCCATCTGGATGAACACGCCGTTCTCGGTGCGCGGAAGTCGCGCGGCCATGATCTCCATGACCTCAGAGGACGGGGTGATGGGATAGCCGGCATAGAAGGAGCAACCGGCGAACAAGGCTCCCTCTACCACGGCCTCGTTGCCGAGGGCGAAGATCTCGGTACGTTTTCTTTTGGGAGCGTTGGCCATGGTCCCGCCTGCCTAGGATTTGGGGTCGTTGTCGTTGGAAGGATCGCCGGCGGCCGCGCCGGTTGCTTTGTCGGGCGCCTCTACGGAAGCGGACTCAGACGGCGCCACATCGTTCTTGCGCCGATTCTGAGCCTGCCGAGGCCGGACCATGATGGCGAAGTCCGGGCAATGGAGCTCGCAGAATCCGCAGTTGATGCATTCCTCCAGGGCCACGACGCTGGACTTGCCCGCCTCGTTAAGGGCAAGCACCTTGGCCGGGCAGAAAGACACGCAGATCGCGCAGCCTTTGCACCAGTCCGGGAAAATGATGATTTCGGTTTGTCCCTTGCTCTTTGCCATAGTGGATGTTTCCGAAGGTCGCCTGCGCGCCGTGACACGCTTGGCCGCACAGCATTGGTTATAAAACGCTTCTGTAAAGCCTAGTCCATAGACCACAAAAGTGCAACCAGAACAACTCGCGCTCCGAGATTTCATCGGTTGTCGAAGCCTTCTCCTGTCGATAATGCGGAATGGCTCCGTATCGAATCGAAGCCCATTCATTCATTTCACATTTTTGCCATATCATCAGGTTGACCCAAAGGATATTTTACGTTAGCTCTCACTGTTGCGTTAGGCAGCGTTGGTTTTCTCATGCAGTGCGCGTAGCCGCGCCTGACGAGCCCGGCAGGCCGAAGGTCGATCTGCTGGCGTGCCAGGAATGGGACGGGCGTGAGACCGCGCAAACCCCTCCGGCCGAATCGGCACAGCCGATTTCTCCTTTTTCGCAAGATTCACTTGGCGGAGACGAGCATGTCATTAATTCAGATCCAGTCGCTGAACAAATGGTACGGCGACTTTCATGTGCTCAAGAACATCAGCGAGAGCGTCCAAAAGGGCGAAGTGCTGGTCATCTGCGGCCCCAGCGGCTCGGGCAAATCGACCTTCATCCGCTGTATCAACCGGCTGGAGGACTTCCAGCAGGGCACGATCCTCATCGAAGGCAAGGACATCAAGGCCCCGGACGTGAACATCAACAAGCTCAGGTCCGAGATCGGCATCGTCTTTCAGCAGTTCAATCTCTACCCGCACCTGACAGTGCTCAAGAACGTCACCCTGGCGCCCATCAAGGTCAGGAATATCACCCGCGACGAGGCCGAGGCAACGGCGCTGACGCTCCTTGAGCGCGTAGGCATCCACGACCAGGCCCTCAAGTACCCGGTAGAACTCTCGGGCGGCCAGCAGCAGCGCGTGGCCATCGCCCGCGCCCTGGCCATGAAGCCCAAGATAATGCTTTTTGACGAGCCCACCAGCGCCCTGGACCCGGAGATGATCAACGAAGTGCTGAGCGTCATGAAGGACCTGGCCCGCGACGGCATGACCATGCTCTGCGTGACCCACGAGATGGGCTTCGCCCGCGAGGTGGCTGACCGGGTCGTGTTCATGGACGGCGGCGAGGTCATCGAGCAAGGGCCGCCGGACGTGTTCTTCACGAATCCGAAGCACCAGCGCACCCAGGCCTTCCTCAAGGAGATCCTGTAGGAACGCTCGAACCGGATGGAAGCGGGATCATCCCGCTTTGTCTACAACTACAGTGGAGGTTGGATGATGCGTAAATTGACCATTCTCGCGGTCGTGGCCCTCTCGGCCCTGCTGCTGGCCTCGGTTGCCACAGCCGGCAAGATCGAGGACATTAAGAAACGCGGCGTGCTCATCGCCGGCGTCAAGGATTCGCAGCAACCCTTCGGCTTCGTGGATCCCCAGTCCAAGCAGCTGGTTGGCTTCGAGATCGATCTGGTCAAGGCCATCGCCGACAAGCTCGGCGTGAAGCTCGAGCTCAAGCCCGTGACGAGCGCCACGCGCATTCCCATGCTGACCCAGGGCTCCGTGGACATCCTGGCCGCGACCATGACCCACAAGTTCGAGCGCGACGACGTCATCGACTTCTCCATCACCTACTTCATGGACGGCCAGAAGCTGCTGGTCAAAAAGAATAGTGGCATCAAGAGCGCTGCCGACCTGGCCGGCAAGAAGGTCGGCACGGCCAAGGGCTCGACCTCCGAGCAGAACATCAAGAACGCCCAGCCCAAGAGCACTGTGCTCTCCTTCGAGACCTACCCGGAGGCCTTCCTCGCCATGAACCAGGGCAAGGTCGTGGCCGTGACCACCGACTCCGGCATCCTGCTCGGCATCAAGAACAGCGCTCCGAATCCGGACAACTATGAGATCGTCGGCAACTACATCTCCGACGAGCCCTATGGCTTGGGCCTGCCCGAGAACGACTCCGACTACCGCGACTTCGTGAACAAGACCCTGGCCGACCTGTGGACCTCCGGCGAGTACAAGAAGCTGTACGACAAGTGGTTCGGTCCCAACACCAAGTACTATCTGCCCCTTGAGTGGAAGATGGAAGTCTGGCCCAACTAGGCTTGAAGCTTTTCTCCGGGGCGCCGTCTCGCGGCGCCCCGGCTTTCCGATAAAACCACGGGACATTCGCATTGAACTACCAATTCAACTGGCAGGCCGTCATCACGGGCGAGTACGGCCAATGGATCATGGACGGCCTGCTGATCACGCTGCAGATCTCGGCCGTGTCCATCGTGCTCTCTCTGGTCCTGGGCACCCTCATCGCCGTCATGCGCCTGACCAAGGTCAGGATCCTGGAGTGGCTCGCGCTTTCCTACACCGAATTCTTCCGCAACACGCCGCTCCTGGTGCAGCTATTCTTCTGGTATTTCGGCTCGCACGCCGTGCTGCCCGAATTCGTCAACACCTGGCTCTACGAGCACGACTTCGAGTTCGGGGCCGGGGTCATCTCGCTAACGGTCTACACCTCGGCCTTCATCGCCGAGGAGATCCGCTCGGGCATCTTCGCCATTCCCAAGACCCAGTTGGAAGCGTCCCGCGCCTGCGGCCTTTCCTTCCTGCAGGCCATGCACCACGTCATTCTGCCCCAGGCGTTCAGGATAATCATTCCGCCGCTCATCTCGCAGTTCCTGAACCTCATCAAGAACTCGTCCCTGGTCATGACCATCGGCGTCATGGACCTCATGTACATGGCCAGGCAGATCGAATCCTACGCCGGTCGGGGCTTCGAGGCTTTCACCGTGATCCTGATCATCTACCTGACCATATCGCTCGCGGTGTCCTTCCTCATCACCCAGTACAACAAGCGCTTTCTGCGCCAGATCGCCTACTAGAGGAGCAGGACCGTGGGCTGGCAAGTCGTTTGGAACAACTTCGATTACTTCCTGTGGGGCGCATGGCCCAACGGTCCGCTCGGCGGACTGGCCATGTCCATTCTGCTGTCCATCGGCGGCATCTTCGGTGCCTTCTGGCTGGGGCTGGGCGCGGGCCTCATGCGCCTGTCCAAACGGCTCTGGATCGCTTGGCCGGCGATCGTCTATATCGAAGTGGTGCGCGGCATCCCGCTGCTGCTGGTCATCTTCTGGTTCTACTTCCTGTCGCCCGTCCTGTTCGGCGCTCCGTTGCCCGAGGCCCAAAGCGCGCTCATATCCTTCATAATCTTCACCAGCGCCTACGTGGCCGAAATCGTGCGCGCGGGCGTGCTCTCCCTGCCCAAGGGCCAGATGGAGGCAGCACGCGGCAGCGGCCTGTCCCAAGTGCAGGCCATGAGCTTCGTCATCCTGCCTCAGGCTCTACGCAACATGATCCCCTCTTTCGTCAATCAGTTCGTTAGCTTGATCAAGGATACCTCCCTGGCGGCCATCATCGGCGTCAACGAACTGCTGCGCACGGGCCAGCAGGTCATGAACCGCGATTACGTAACCACGGAAATCTTC
Coding sequences within it:
- the qrcA gene encoding menaquinone reductase multiheme cytochrome c subunit QrcA, which gives rise to MVQQNASKESGGFILFFLIGLVGALAVGWLLFPALLYSEKQQPIAFNHKAHVENAGMACEDCHSYRENGSFAGLPTTEQCAECHMDVTGGETPGEKEIDRFVTEYVQAGKQVDWLVYQYQPDNVYFSHIAHDGFACAECHPDVGNSEVPPSLYRNRITGYSKNTMKMWQCERCHAQLETSNGCQVCHK
- a CDS encoding DUF4019 domain-containing protein, giving the protein MTRRTIGLFILSLFAWMGLATAQGSDKEAAALAAAEEWLGMVDAERYGQSWNEASGYFRRAVMLDEWEQALQSVRAPLGGVLGRKVRRTVHATSLPGAPDGEYVVIQYEASFEHKKSAIETVTPMRDEDGRWRVGGYYIQ
- a CDS encoding 2-oxoacid:acceptor oxidoreductase family protein codes for the protein MKERMILDRFEIRLSGTGGQGILTLGKLLGHGLSIGQGYNVTQTQSYGPEARGGSSRSDLVVSSQPISYPKTENVDLLVALSQEACNNYYRNLKPRGVLLIDTGLVKQTPTNIFLGLPFTKLTEDKIKVPQAMNSVVLGAIAWVLPFLSRTALRKSLEETLPEKIRELNLKAFSLGYSQAQKHLGPPPEYWQGEEGGDETTDATQEAEV
- a CDS encoding 2-oxoacid:ferredoxin oxidoreductase subunit beta, yielding MSDVTQLIHDYLRHNKKFPHVFCAGCGHGIVLGSLIRSVHALGLSKDDVALVAGIGCSGRIAAYVDFNTVHTTHGRALTFATGIKMANPQLKVITVMGDGDAFSIGGNHLIHAARKNIGVTVLVLNNFIYGMTGGQCSSTTPLGAVSQTSPYGQLEKSFDIVKLTSAAGANGVSRGTVFHVNTLDRLIREAIMRPGFNLVEILTPCHTQYGRKNKFKSAVDMYKWLRSNAIPVEKYEKLKPEEREERIPIGTFVQNDAPGLEELYAQVRTAQCAKERKQ
- a CDS encoding 2-oxoacid:acceptor oxidoreductase subunit alpha encodes the protein MANAPKRKRTEIFALGNEAVVEGALFAGCSFYAGYPITPSSEVMEIMAARLPRTENGVFIQMEDEIASMGAVIGGSLAGRKAMTATSGPGFSLMQENLGYACMAEVPLVIVNVMRGGPSTGLPTSPAQGDVQQARWGTHGDHPIIVLSAADVPECLEMTITAFNFAEKYRTPVILLLDEITAHTREKITLPHEKDYEIFNRLVPSMPPEWYKPFEETVRGVPPMPPIGSGYRFHVTGLTHDDMGFPTQRPDEVKAIIERLHRKIDQFFYDIQLTQEYDTDDAEIVVIAYGSVARSAQLAVSQARAAGVKAGLLKLKTLFPFPKAPVVTLARKARAIIVPEMNMGQISREVKRVNNGLTRVRTLNRIDGQIITPSQILKAIQQV
- a CDS encoding 4Fe-4S binding protein, whose protein sequence is MAKSKGQTEIIIFPDWCKGCAICVSFCPAKVLALNEAGKSSVVALEECINCGFCELHCPDFAIMVRPRQAQNRRKNDVAPSESASVEAPDKATGAAAGDPSNDNDPKS
- a CDS encoding amino acid ABC transporter ATP-binding protein, coding for MSLIQIQSLNKWYGDFHVLKNISESVQKGEVLVICGPSGSGKSTFIRCINRLEDFQQGTILIEGKDIKAPDVNINKLRSEIGIVFQQFNLYPHLTVLKNVTLAPIKVRNITRDEAEATALTLLERVGIHDQALKYPVELSGGQQQRVAIARALAMKPKIMLFDEPTSALDPEMINEVLSVMKDLARDGMTMLCVTHEMGFAREVADRVVFMDGGEVIEQGPPDVFFTNPKHQRTQAFLKEIL
- a CDS encoding ABC transporter substrate-binding protein — its product is MRKLTILAVVALSALLLASVATAGKIEDIKKRGVLIAGVKDSQQPFGFVDPQSKQLVGFEIDLVKAIADKLGVKLELKPVTSATRIPMLTQGSVDILAATMTHKFERDDVIDFSITYFMDGQKLLVKKNSGIKSAADLAGKKVGTAKGSTSEQNIKNAQPKSTVLSFETYPEAFLAMNQGKVVAVTTDSGILLGIKNSAPNPDNYEIVGNYISDEPYGLGLPENDSDYRDFVNKTLADLWTSGEYKKLYDKWFGPNTKYYLPLEWKMEVWPN
- a CDS encoding amino acid ABC transporter permease, with translation MNYQFNWQAVITGEYGQWIMDGLLITLQISAVSIVLSLVLGTLIAVMRLTKVRILEWLALSYTEFFRNTPLLVQLFFWYFGSHAVLPEFVNTWLYEHDFEFGAGVISLTVYTSAFIAEEIRSGIFAIPKTQLEASRACGLSFLQAMHHVILPQAFRIIIPPLISQFLNLIKNSSLVMTIGVMDLMYMARQIESYAGRGFEAFTVILIIYLTISLAVSFLITQYNKRFLRQIAY
- a CDS encoding amino acid ABC transporter permease, with the protein product MGWQVVWNNFDYFLWGAWPNGPLGGLAMSILLSIGGIFGAFWLGLGAGLMRLSKRLWIAWPAIVYIEVVRGIPLLLVIFWFYFLSPVLFGAPLPEAQSALISFIIFTSAYVAEIVRAGVLSLPKGQMEAARGSGLSQVQAMSFVILPQALRNMIPSFVNQFVSLIKDTSLAAIIGVNELLRTGQQVMNRDYVTTEIFVTIAIMYFIVCYALTEASRMLERQMSRYQARNR